A stretch of Leisingera sp. S132 DNA encodes these proteins:
- a CDS encoding phenylacetate--CoA ligase family protein translates to MSFFDTLETRSSDERAAGLAKALPEQIARAKSAPGYAGMLDGVDPAAVTSAEALASLPVLRKSELSRAQAAHPPFGGFTVKPATGFAHIFQSPGPIYEPGGVDGDWWRMGRFLNAAGIGQGDVVQNCFGYHLTPAGMIFENGARAVGAAVLPAGTGQTELQVTAAHDVGATAYAGTPDYLKVILDKADAMGVELMFSKAAVGGGALFPSLRQEYADRGISCLQCYATADLGNIAYESPAMEGMIVDEHVIVEIVTPGTGNPVAPGEVGEVVVTTLNPDYPLIRFATGDLSAVMPGVSPCGRTNMRIKGWMGRADQTTKIKGMFVRPEQVAALVDKHDEIVRARVIASRDGEMDAMTVQIEAKGGDETAFARSVAEVLKLKGKVEVVAPDALPKDGLVIEDQRTYD, encoded by the coding sequence ATGAGCTTTTTTGATACGCTTGAGACCCGCAGCAGTGACGAACGCGCGGCTGGCTTGGCCAAGGCGCTGCCGGAGCAGATCGCTCGCGCCAAATCCGCGCCCGGCTATGCCGGGATGCTGGACGGGGTGGACCCGGCTGCGGTGACCTCGGCAGAGGCGCTGGCCTCATTGCCGGTGCTGCGAAAATCCGAACTGAGCCGCGCCCAGGCCGCGCATCCGCCCTTTGGCGGCTTTACGGTAAAGCCCGCGACAGGCTTTGCTCATATCTTCCAAAGCCCCGGCCCGATTTATGAACCGGGCGGCGTTGATGGCGACTGGTGGCGTATGGGGCGGTTCCTGAATGCTGCTGGCATCGGCCAGGGCGACGTGGTGCAGAACTGCTTTGGCTATCACCTGACGCCTGCCGGCATGATCTTTGAAAACGGTGCGCGGGCGGTTGGCGCTGCGGTGCTGCCCGCAGGAACTGGTCAGACCGAGCTGCAGGTGACGGCAGCGCATGACGTAGGTGCCACGGCTTATGCCGGGACGCCGGATTACTTGAAAGTGATCCTCGACAAGGCGGATGCGATGGGCGTCGAGCTGATGTTCTCCAAGGCGGCGGTGGGCGGCGGTGCGCTGTTCCCCAGCTTGCGTCAGGAATATGCCGACCGCGGGATTTCCTGCCTGCAGTGTTATGCCACCGCCGATCTGGGCAATATCGCTTATGAAAGCCCAGCGATGGAGGGGATGATTGTTGACGAGCATGTCATCGTCGAGATCGTCACACCAGGCACCGGCAACCCGGTGGCACCTGGCGAGGTGGGCGAGGTTGTGGTGACAACGCTCAATCCCGATTACCCGCTGATCCGCTTTGCCACCGGCGATCTGTCTGCAGTGATGCCGGGCGTCTCGCCCTGCGGCCGCACCAATATGCGTATCAAGGGATGGATGGGCCGCGCCGATCAGACCACCAAGATCAAGGGCATGTTCGTGCGGCCTGAGCAGGTCGCCGCGCTGGTCGACAAGCATGACGAGATCGTCAGGGCGCGGGTCATTGCCAGCCGCGACGGCGAGATGGACGCGATGACCGTGCAGATTGAAGCCAAAGGCGGGGATGAGACTGCCTTTGCCCGGTCCGTGGCCGAGGTTCTGAAGCTCAAGGGCAAGGTTGAGGTGGTGGCGCCGGATGCGCTGCCCAAGGACGGTCTGGTGATCGAGGATCAGCGGACCTACGACTGA
- a CDS encoding iron ABC transporter permease, with protein MTAANDPIEYAPHGRRRGGKAGGGVFAVLAWAVALSCLLPMVAVALAAAFGGSETISHLAGTVLPGYSLTTLVLVVLVALGTFSIGTGAAWLVTMTRFPGARLLEVALVLPLAFPAYVLAYAYTHILDHPGIVQSALREATGWGPRDYWFPEIRSTGGAAAMLVLVLYPYVYLLARAAFMQQSAGAFLAARALGKNSWQAFWLVSLPMARPAIASGVLLAVMETIADFGTVSYFGVQTFATGIYTSWFSLGDRGGAAQLALCLLGFALTLAVVERATRGRAKYHHAGKHHNQMAPAELGGIKAAAAVFLCAVPVVLGFLLPVAVLFTMSFDSEQNLFSRRYIDFTTNSITLATAAAVLTVAAAVCLGFYQRLRPGRVSAAAAYFARLGYAVPGGVIAVGLIVPFAVFDNALDAWMREAFGIRTGLLVTGSIWLLVAAYGVRFMAAALGAYEGGQATMHSNMDAAARSLGQGPMGMLRRVHLPILTPSLLTALLIVFVDVMKELPATLIMRPFNFDTLAVQAHRLAADERLEGAAVPSLVIMAVGLLPVILICRQVGRRR; from the coding sequence ATGACCGCTGCCAATGATCCCATAGAATACGCGCCGCACGGGCGCCGCCGCGGCGGAAAGGCCGGGGGTGGTGTTTTTGCCGTGCTGGCATGGGCGGTTGCGCTGTCCTGTCTGCTGCCGATGGTGGCAGTGGCATTGGCGGCAGCGTTCGGCGGCTCGGAGACGATCAGCCACCTGGCCGGGACCGTGCTGCCGGGATATTCGCTGACAACCCTGGTGCTGGTGGTGCTGGTGGCGCTTGGCACGTTTTCAATAGGAACCGGCGCGGCCTGGCTGGTGACTATGACGCGGTTCCCCGGGGCCCGGCTGCTGGAGGTGGCGCTGGTGCTGCCGCTGGCCTTTCCGGCCTATGTGCTGGCCTATGCCTACACCCATATCCTGGACCATCCCGGTATCGTGCAGTCTGCCTTGCGCGAGGCGACCGGCTGGGGGCCGCGGGACTACTGGTTCCCGGAGATCCGCTCCACCGGCGGGGCGGCGGCGATGCTGGTGCTGGTGTTGTACCCCTATGTCTATCTGCTGGCGCGGGCGGCCTTCATGCAGCAGAGCGCAGGCGCCTTTTTGGCGGCGCGGGCGCTGGGCAAGAACTCCTGGCAGGCGTTCTGGCTGGTCAGCCTGCCGATGGCACGGCCGGCCATTGCTTCGGGCGTACTGCTGGCAGTGATGGAGACCATCGCGGATTTTGGCACGGTGTCTTATTTTGGGGTGCAGACCTTTGCCACCGGCATCTACACCAGCTGGTTCTCGCTGGGCGACCGCGGCGGCGCGGCGCAACTGGCGCTGTGCCTGCTTGGGTTCGCACTGACGCTGGCGGTGGTGGAGCGGGCCACGCGGGGGCGGGCGAAGTACCATCACGCGGGCAAGCATCACAACCAGATGGCTCCGGCCGAGCTGGGCGGCATCAAGGCGGCGGCGGCTGTCTTCTTATGTGCGGTGCCGGTGGTGCTGGGCTTCCTGCTGCCGGTGGCGGTGCTGTTTACGATGAGCTTTGACTCCGAACAGAACCTTTTCAGCCGCCGCTATATTGATTTCACCACCAATTCGATCACCCTGGCCACGGCGGCGGCGGTCCTGACGGTGGCGGCGGCGGTATGCCTGGGTTTTTACCAGCGGCTGCGGCCTGGCCGGGTGTCCGCGGCCGCGGCCTATTTCGCGCGGCTGGGCTATGCTGTGCCGGGCGGGGTGATTGCGGTGGGGCTGATTGTTCCCTTTGCCGTCTTTGACAACGCGCTGGACGCCTGGATGCGGGAGGCCTTCGGAATCCGCACCGGCTTGCTGGTGACGGGCTCCATCTGGCTGCTGGTCGCGGCCTACGGGGTGCGCTTCATGGCTGCGGCCTTGGGCGCCTATGAGGGCGGCCAGGCCACGATGCATTCCAACATGGATGCGGCGGCACGGTCGCTGGGGCAGGGGCCGATGGGCATGCTGCGGCGGGTGCATCTGCCGATCCTGACACCCAGTCTGCTGACAGCGCTGCTGATTGTCTTTGTCGATGTGATGAAGGAGCTGCCCGCGACCCTGATCATGCGGCCCTTCAATTTCGACACGCTGGCGGTGCAGGCGCACAGGCTGGCCGCGGACGAGCGGCTGGAAGGGGCGGCGGTGCCGTCGCTGGTGATCATGGCGGTGGGGCTGCTGCCGGTGATCCTGATCTGCCGACAGGTCGGGCGGCGGCGGTAG
- a CDS encoding GTP-binding protein, translating into MNRLPVTIISGYLGAGKTTLINRLLAEDHGLKLAVIVNDFGAVNIDDALIQDTEGGKIALTDGCVCCTMGDDLSLALRTVLNRPEQPDHLVIEASGISDPVAIANSVLNESGLSYGGIVSLVDAENAATLLNDPLVAPQAEQQIRAADLVIATKCDELSAELSALLEKAGARTPTVLNGSPVAELLFDVVPLPKGRAVAAHPAYTTWQHRSGTVLDRRALGDKLAARPAGLYRMKGFVLTTGGAYELHVVGRHVEAKRCEAEETLLVGLGPSDRISHEEIEAWWAA; encoded by the coding sequence ATGAACCGTCTGCCAGTCACCATCATCAGCGGCTATCTGGGCGCGGGCAAGACCACTCTGATCAACCGCCTCCTGGCCGAGGATCACGGGCTGAAACTGGCCGTAATCGTCAACGATTTCGGCGCGGTCAACATTGATGACGCCCTGATCCAGGACACCGAAGGCGGCAAGATCGCCCTGACCGACGGCTGCGTCTGCTGCACCATGGGGGATGACCTGTCTCTAGCGCTGCGCACCGTACTAAACCGCCCGGAACAGCCCGACCACTTGGTGATCGAGGCCAGCGGTATCTCCGACCCCGTTGCCATCGCCAATTCCGTCCTGAATGAATCCGGCCTCAGCTACGGCGGGATCGTCTCCCTGGTGGATGCGGAAAACGCCGCGACCCTGCTGAACGATCCGCTGGTAGCCCCGCAGGCAGAACAGCAGATCCGCGCCGCGGACCTGGTGATTGCGACAAAATGCGACGAGCTTTCGGCAGAGCTTTCGGCGCTTCTGGAGAAGGCCGGCGCACGCACCCCCACGGTACTGAACGGTTCACCGGTGGCAGAGCTTCTGTTTGACGTGGTGCCTCTGCCAAAGGGCCGCGCGGTGGCGGCGCACCCCGCCTATACCACCTGGCAGCACCGCAGCGGCACCGTGCTGGACCGCCGCGCACTGGGGGACAAGCTGGCAGCGCGGCCTGCCGGGCTGTACCGGATGAAGGGCTTTGTGCTGACCACCGGCGGCGCCTATGAGCTGCATGTGGTGGGCCGCCACGTTGAGGCCAAACGCTGTGAGGCGGAGGAAACGCTTTTGGTCGGCCTTGGTCCTTCAGACCGGATTTCCCACGAAGAAATTGAGGCCTGGTGGGCGGCATGA
- a CDS encoding Fe(3+) ABC transporter substrate-binding protein gives MLKATTVLAGALTAAIATTAAAEGELNIYSSRHYDTDEQLYSDFETATGITINRIEGNADELIARMNAEGENSPADILITVDTSRLTRAKEAGVLQSIDSDVLETRVPAYLQDEDNQWFGFSQRARIIFFDKDGVANPPQTYLDLADPAYKGQVCIRSSKNTYNQTLLASIVTHHGAGKAREWADGVVANMARDPQGGDTDQIRGLVSGECGIAVANSYYFARSIRKEVKGVTENRDQIGWLFPSQNTEGAHMNLSGGGVAVHAPNKENAIKFLEYLTSDSAQAYFSAGNDEYPAVSGVGLAPSIAALGHFKPDDVNLSEVAKNLPEAQKIFNDAGWK, from the coding sequence ATGCTGAAAGCCACAACCGTACTGGCCGGCGCGCTGACCGCAGCCATTGCCACCACTGCTGCTGCCGAGGGCGAACTGAACATCTACTCCTCGCGCCATTACGATACCGACGAACAGCTTTACTCGGACTTCGAAACGGCCACCGGCATCACCATCAACCGGATCGAAGGCAACGCAGATGAGCTGATTGCCCGGATGAATGCCGAAGGCGAAAACTCACCGGCAGACATCCTGATCACCGTTGACACCTCGCGCCTGACCCGCGCCAAAGAAGCCGGTGTCCTGCAAAGCATCGACAGCGACGTGCTGGAGACCCGGGTTCCGGCCTACCTGCAGGATGAGGACAATCAGTGGTTCGGCTTCAGCCAGCGCGCCCGTATTATCTTCTTCGACAAGGACGGGGTGGCCAACCCGCCGCAGACCTACCTGGATCTTGCCGATCCCGCCTACAAGGGCCAGGTTTGCATCCGCTCGTCCAAGAACACCTATAACCAGACCCTTCTGGCTTCCATTGTCACCCACCACGGAGCCGGGAAGGCACGTGAATGGGCCGATGGCGTGGTCGCCAACATGGCCCGCGATCCGCAGGGCGGCGACACCGACCAGATTCGCGGCCTGGTCTCCGGTGAATGCGGTATCGCCGTTGCCAACAGCTATTACTTCGCCCGCTCGATCCGCAAGGAGGTCAAGGGCGTGACAGAGAACCGTGATCAGATCGGCTGGCTGTTCCCCTCCCAGAACACCGAAGGCGCGCATATGAACCTGTCGGGCGGCGGCGTGGCCGTGCACGCTCCGAACAAGGAGAACGCCATCAAGTTCCTGGAATACCTCACCAGCGATTCCGCCCAGGCGTATTTCTCGGCCGGCAATGACGAATACCCGGCTGTGTCCGGCGTCGGTTTGGCCCCGTCGATCGCGGCGCTTGGCCACTTCAAGCCGGATGATGTGAACCTGTCCGAAGTTGCCAAGAACCTGCCCGAGGCACAGAAGATCTTCAACGACGCCGGCTGGAAGTAA
- the ykgO gene encoding type B 50S ribosomal protein L36, whose amino-acid sequence MKVKNSLRSLKNRHRDCRVVRRKGRVYVINKTQRKFKARQG is encoded by the coding sequence ATGAAGGTCAAGAACTCGCTCCGTTCGCTGAAGAACCGGCACCGCGATTGCCGGGTTGTGCGCCGTAAAGGCCGCGTGTACGTGATCAACAAGACCCAGCGCAAGTTCAAAGCGCGCCAGGGCTAA
- a CDS encoding N-formylglutamate amidohydrolase, whose protein sequence is MPDTAFSVISPQKLASAVVFASPHSGTDYSDSFLAQSILGRTEIRSSEDAFVDQLFQAAPEFGAPLLKALKPRAYLDLNRSPDELDPAVIEGVQKRGQNPRVASGLGVIPRVVANGRAIYSGKLPLAEAERRIRTCWHPYHQALKGLLDQAHAQFGQAILVDCHSMPHEAVDAMAPRGAGKPEIVLGDRFGAAADGGVVDRIEAAFAVAGLRVARNTPFAGAYIAQTYGRPSRRQHAVQIEIDRALYMDEASIRPNADFDALQTLLSQVVAEIASIGREELPLAAE, encoded by the coding sequence ATGCCTGATACAGCGTTTTCCGTGATTTCCCCGCAGAAACTGGCCTCGGCGGTGGTTTTTGCCTCTCCGCACAGCGGCACGGACTATTCCGATTCCTTTCTGGCACAATCGATTCTGGGGCGGACGGAGATCCGCAGTTCGGAAGACGCCTTTGTCGATCAGCTGTTTCAGGCGGCGCCGGAGTTCGGGGCGCCGCTGCTGAAGGCGCTGAAACCGCGCGCCTATCTGGATCTGAACCGTTCGCCGGATGAGCTGGATCCGGCGGTGATTGAGGGGGTGCAGAAGCGCGGCCAGAACCCGCGGGTGGCCTCCGGCCTGGGGGTGATTCCGCGGGTGGTGGCCAATGGCCGGGCGATCTACAGCGGCAAACTGCCTTTGGCGGAGGCAGAGCGGCGGATCCGCACATGCTGGCATCCCTATCACCAGGCGCTGAAAGGCCTGCTGGATCAGGCGCACGCGCAATTCGGGCAGGCGATTCTGGTGGATTGCCATTCGATGCCGCATGAAGCCGTCGACGCGATGGCCCCGCGCGGTGCGGGCAAACCCGAGATCGTGCTGGGGGACCGTTTCGGGGCGGCTGCGGATGGCGGCGTCGTGGACCGGATCGAGGCGGCCTTTGCCGTCGCCGGGCTGCGCGTGGCACGCAACACGCCCTTTGCTGGTGCCTATATTGCCCAGACTTATGGCCGCCCGTCGCGGCGCCAGCATGCGGTGCAGATCGAGATCGACCGGGCGCTGTACATGGATGAGGCCAGCATCCGCCCCAATGCGGACTTTGATGCGCTGCAGACGCTGCTGAGCCAGGTGGTGGCGGAAATCGCATCCATCGGGCGGGAGGAACTGCCGCTGGCTGCAGAATAG
- a CDS encoding DNA polymerase IV, with product MHALCRNCLSQIPPARRCPHCGSPRIKAHAELFSLTIAHMDCDAFYASVEKRDNPELAAKPVIIGGGKRGVVSTACYIARVRGVRSAMPMFQALKLCPDAVVIKPRMNVYVEVSREIRKMMNELTPDVEPLSLDEAFMDLTGTEKLHGAPPALMLARLVKRMKDELGVTGSIGLSHNKFLAKVASDLDKPRGFSVIGKAETNDFLREKPVRLIWGIGPAAQESLDKAGIRTFSDLLRWDREALHSRFGSMGDRLWHLARGQDRRRVSAHAPVKSISNETTFFEDTACPEVLDGHLWRLAEKVSDRAKARELAGRVVTLKLKRANHSALTRRVTLRSPTQIADRIYRTARSLLDQVGNEGPYRLLGCGISDLVSESQADDSGDLLDPNAGKRAEAERATDAIRRRFGDGAILKGRALR from the coding sequence ATGCACGCCCTCTGCCGAAACTGCCTCAGCCAGATTCCTCCCGCCCGGCGCTGCCCCCATTGCGGCAGCCCGCGGATCAAGGCGCATGCGGAGCTGTTCTCCCTCACCATCGCCCATATGGATTGCGATGCCTTTTATGCCAGCGTCGAAAAACGCGACAATCCTGAGCTGGCGGCCAAGCCGGTGATCATCGGCGGCGGCAAGCGCGGCGTGGTTTCTACCGCCTGCTACATTGCCCGCGTCCGCGGGGTGCGATCCGCCATGCCGATGTTTCAGGCGCTGAAGCTCTGTCCCGATGCCGTGGTGATCAAGCCGCGGATGAATGTCTACGTCGAGGTCAGCCGCGAGATCCGCAAGATGATGAATGAGCTGACCCCGGATGTGGAACCGCTGTCGCTGGACGAGGCGTTCATGGATCTCACCGGTACCGAAAAACTGCATGGTGCGCCGCCTGCGTTGATGCTGGCCCGTCTGGTCAAGCGCATGAAGGATGAGCTGGGCGTCACCGGCTCCATCGGCCTTTCCCATAACAAGTTCCTAGCCAAGGTTGCCTCCGATCTCGACAAGCCGCGCGGGTTCTCGGTGATCGGCAAAGCGGAGACGAACGATTTCCTGCGCGAAAAACCGGTGCGGCTGATCTGGGGCATCGGCCCGGCTGCTCAGGAAAGCCTGGACAAGGCCGGCATCAGAACCTTCTCCGACTTGTTGCGCTGGGACCGCGAGGCACTGCACAGCCGCTTCGGCTCCATGGGCGACCGCCTCTGGCACCTGGCCCGCGGCCAGGACCGGCGCCGGGTCTCAGCCCATGCCCCGGTCAAGTCGATCTCCAATGAGACCACCTTCTTTGAGGATACCGCCTGCCCGGAGGTGCTCGACGGCCACCTGTGGCGGCTGGCAGAGAAAGTGTCTGACCGGGCCAAGGCGCGGGAACTGGCGGGCCGGGTGGTGACGCTCAAACTGAAACGCGCCAACCATTCGGCGCTGACCCGCCGCGTCACCCTGCGCAGCCCGACCCAGATTGCCGACCGCATCTACCGCACCGCCCGCAGCCTGCTGGATCAGGTCGGCAACGAGGGCCCCTACCGGCTCTTGGGCTGCGGAATTTCAGACCTGGTGTCCGAATCGCAGGCAGACGACAGCGGTGACCTGCTGGACCCGAATGCAGGCAAGCGGGCAGAAGCCGAACGCGCCACCGACGCCATCCGCAGGAGATTCGGAGACGGCGCGATCCTGAAGGGCCGCGCCCTGCGCTGA
- a CDS encoding NUDIX hydrolase, with the protein MTTAGEDFAGAKLAVFLGQDLLVIQRDDKPEIPYPGYWDLPGGGREADESPASCALRETREEVGLVLRPELLIWSKAYQRPHGRVWFFAAHLPAETVSAVRFGNEGQGWALMAPEAYCAHPLAVPHFADRLREYLAVRAV; encoded by the coding sequence ATGACAACAGCAGGCGAAGATTTTGCCGGCGCAAAGCTGGCAGTGTTTCTGGGACAGGATCTGCTGGTCATCCAGCGCGATGACAAGCCGGAAATTCCCTATCCCGGTTATTGGGATCTGCCAGGCGGCGGGCGTGAGGCAGATGAAAGCCCGGCGTCCTGTGCGCTGCGCGAAACGCGCGAAGAGGTCGGGCTGGTCCTGAGGCCGGAACTGCTGATTTGGTCGAAGGCCTACCAGCGGCCGCACGGGCGGGTCTGGTTCTTTGCCGCGCATCTGCCTGCCGAGACTGTCAGCGCGGTCCGGTTCGGAAACGAGGGGCAGGGCTGGGCGCTGATGGCGCCAGAGGCCTATTGCGCGCACCCCTTGGCAGTGCCTCATTTTGCGGACCGGCTGCGCGAATATCTTGCGGTGCGGGCTGTGTGA